Proteins from a genomic interval of Providencia stuartii:
- a CDS encoding cupin domain-containing protein: MSQQAQIKPQDTSMADWVESRIARFEGRKYDWNALKFQADFDPKYRRAQMRYIGTGATGVANDVNTVPAENFTFSTMVLPSKCEGPLHLHPDVEEVFFMLKGTITLFIKDGDEEYETILKERDLISVPAGIYRGLFNHGEEEALMCVMIGTPKPAIPTYPDDHPLSKVKRG; encoded by the coding sequence ATGTCACAACAAGCCCAAATAAAACCACAAGACACCTCGATGGCAGATTGGGTTGAATCACGCATCGCCCGCTTCGAAGGTCGTAAATATGATTGGAACGCGTTGAAATTTCAGGCTGATTTTGATCCCAAATATCGCCGTGCACAAATGCGCTACATCGGTACAGGCGCGACAGGTGTTGCTAACGATGTAAATACCGTTCCCGCTGAAAATTTTACCTTTTCAACAATGGTTCTTCCCTCAAAATGTGAGGGCCCTCTTCACTTACACCCTGATGTTGAAGAGGTTTTCTTCATGCTAAAAGGAACAATTACCCTATTCATTAAGGATGGTGATGAAGAATATGAAACGATACTTAAAGAGCGCGACCTGATTTCAGTTCCAGCAGGTATTTATCGCGGCCTATTCAACCATGGTGAAGAAGAAGCATTAATGTGCGTCATGATTGGTACACCAAAACCTGCGATTCCAACCTATCCAGACGATCATCCATTATCAAAAGTGAAACGTGGTTAA
- a CDS encoding alpha/beta fold hydrolase, producing MKLPIEQLPTIRSADFGQYHVNWREAGEGETIILLHGISSGSASWIYQLADSSLTQQYRLLAWEAPGYLNSLALTTDTPTANDYAEALVALIDCLAISQVVLVGHSLGAIIASAFAAKYPQRIKGLLLANPAQGYGTKDKTEQKQVYEQRQTIVFNSGIENYAQQRAAALLSPTASEQQIDWVRQTMRKLNPKGFLAAAWMLAYDDINRYLSHYSGPLQMLVGLDDTITPPQKVQAIAQQQGCSLVYIEQAGHASYLDASQPFNHYLKQFLATLPL from the coding sequence ATGAAACTGCCTATTGAACAATTGCCAACTATTCGGTCCGCTGATTTTGGTCAATATCATGTTAACTGGCGTGAAGCAGGTGAAGGAGAAACTATCATTTTACTTCACGGTATCAGCTCTGGATCTGCATCGTGGATTTATCAACTGGCGGATTCATCACTGACTCAACAATACCGACTACTCGCATGGGAGGCGCCGGGTTACCTCAATAGTCTAGCCCTGACGACCGACACACCAACAGCTAACGATTATGCAGAGGCATTAGTGGCTTTGATTGACTGTTTAGCTATTTCGCAAGTGGTGCTCGTTGGTCATTCCCTTGGTGCCATTATAGCCAGTGCATTTGCGGCAAAATACCCACAGCGTATTAAAGGATTACTATTAGCTAACCCAGCGCAAGGTTATGGAACTAAAGACAAAACGGAACAAAAACAAGTTTATGAACAAAGACAGACTATCGTCTTCAATTCCGGGATTGAAAATTATGCGCAACAACGTGCAGCCGCCTTGTTAAGCCCAACAGCCAGTGAGCAACAAATAGATTGGGTTAGGCAGACGATGCGTAAACTCAATCCTAAAGGATTCTTAGCGGCGGCTTGGATGCTGGCATACGATGATATTAATCGTTATCTCAGCCATTATTCTGGTCCACTCCAGATGCTAGTAGGCCTTGATGATACCATTACGCCGCCTCAAAAAGTCCAAGCGATCGCTCAACAACAAGGTTGTTCACTCGTCTATATCGAACAGGCTGGACATGCAAGCTATCTCGATGCATCTCAGCCATTTAATCATTACCTGAAACAATTTTTGGCGACTCTGCCGTTGTAG
- a CDS encoding SDR family oxidoreductase, producing the protein MNLQLKNRVAVVTGGSSGIGLATVQLLLEEGCKVAFCGRNQDKLMQTLTMLQADYPQAELLAVCCDVMDKTQTEAFAQQVKSHFGQADLLINNAGQGYVAHYADTPEEAWLHEAQLKLFGVINPVNAFMTLLEQSEIASITCVNSLLALQPEPHMVATSAARAALLNLTLNLSKTLLPKGIRVNSILLGMVESEQWRRRFEQRSDKSLNWESWIGEIAQKRGIPMQRLGKPEEPARALVFLASPMTSFTSGAALDVSGGFCHHI; encoded by the coding sequence ATGAATTTACAGCTAAAAAATCGTGTTGCCGTCGTCACCGGTGGCAGTTCAGGGATTGGATTAGCGACCGTTCAATTATTGCTCGAAGAGGGATGTAAAGTGGCTTTCTGTGGGCGTAATCAAGACAAATTGATGCAAACACTCACGATGTTACAAGCTGATTATCCACAAGCGGAGCTTCTTGCTGTCTGCTGTGATGTTATGGATAAAACACAAACAGAAGCCTTTGCACAACAAGTAAAATCGCACTTTGGCCAAGCTGATTTACTGATCAATAATGCGGGACAAGGGTATGTCGCTCACTATGCCGACACGCCCGAAGAGGCATGGTTACACGAGGCCCAACTAAAATTATTTGGCGTCATTAACCCCGTTAATGCATTTATGACATTATTGGAGCAATCTGAGATTGCCTCCATTACTTGTGTCAATTCACTGTTAGCCTTACAACCAGAACCTCACATGGTAGCAACCTCTGCTGCACGTGCAGCATTACTCAACCTCACTCTAAACCTATCAAAAACCCTCTTACCAAAAGGCATCCGTGTGAATTCTATTTTGCTCGGCATGGTTGAATCAGAGCAGTGGCGGCGCCGTTTTGAACAGCGCAGTGATAAAAGTCTTAATTGGGAAAGTTGGATTGGCGAGATTGCCCAAAAACGCGGTATTCCAATGCAACGCCTTGGTAAACCTGAAGAGCCAGCTAGAGCTCTCGTCTTTTTAGCTTCACCAATGACTTCTTTTACCTCAGGTGCGGCATTGGATGTTTCAGGTGGTTTCTGCCATCACATTTAA
- a CDS encoding aspartate dehydrogenase — protein MKTLMLIGYGAMANEVISRLPKGIELRWIVAREHHHPDIQQRFQNRVTPLSSPTQAIQQPDLVLECASQQAVKQYAAKILEKGWTLAIISTGALADAQFADTLRHQAHQHQGTLIPLSGAVAGLDGLRCAKEATINQVTYQSRKSPASWRNGPAENYIDLDAVSEPTVFFSGTAREAALKFPANANVAATVALYGIGMDETKVELMVDPITTQNSHRIDVSGDFGHFCIELNGNPLPLNAKTSLLSALSAVEICRRIAEQKAII, from the coding sequence ATGAAAACATTAATGCTGATCGGATATGGTGCAATGGCCAATGAAGTAATTAGTCGCTTACCCAAAGGCATTGAATTGCGTTGGATAGTGGCAAGAGAACATCATCATCCTGATATCCAACAACGCTTTCAAAACCGTGTGACGCCACTCAGCTCGCCGACTCAGGCCATACAACAACCTGATTTGGTTCTAGAGTGTGCAAGTCAACAAGCTGTAAAACAATATGCTGCCAAAATATTAGAAAAGGGGTGGACACTCGCGATTATTTCAACCGGTGCTCTTGCTGATGCGCAATTCGCTGACACTCTCCGTCATCAAGCTCACCAGCATCAAGGCACATTGATACCCTTATCAGGTGCGGTTGCTGGATTGGATGGCCTACGCTGCGCAAAAGAAGCCACGATCAATCAAGTGACCTACCAATCAAGAAAGAGCCCTGCCAGTTGGCGTAATGGCCCTGCTGAAAATTATATCGACCTTGATGCGGTTTCCGAACCGACGGTGTTTTTTAGTGGAACTGCACGAGAAGCGGCGTTGAAATTTCCTGCCAATGCCAATGTCGCAGCAACTGTCGCTCTTTATGGTATTGGCATGGATGAGACTAAAGTTGAGTTAATGGTTGATCCAATCACCACCCAAAATAGTCATCGCATCGATGTCTCGGGGGATTTCGGCCATTTTTGTATAGAACTAAACGGTAATCCGCTGCCTTTAAATGCCAAAACATCTTTGTTATCAGCATTAAGCGCCGTCGAAATTTGTCGTCGCATTGCAGAACAAAAAGCCATTATCTGA
- a CDS encoding aldehyde dehydrogenase: MKKIDIFVGGKWQLGRGHEMHSRFPGDQHIVATLNSASLDDVEEAVLAADNAWRDPAWRYMPAHQRAAILLKVSALIEERAEELVRLQTLDNGKPWAEARGLVMSAAATARYFAAVCEVSGGELPPRRQPDMMTLSTYQPLGVIAAITPWNSPIASDMQKIAPAIAAGNAVILKPAEATPLISLKLAELFEEAGLPSGLLSVLPGKGSVVGDALVRHPLVRKISFTGGTNTGRQLAHIAADKLITTSLELGGKSPTIVLEDADLDLAAHGVCYGIFSSMGQACIAGSRLFVSRAIYQPFLEKLTALTQQLIIGDPRQERVHVGPLISPAHRESVMRYVAQAITEGGSIRLGGTIPQDPHLQEGNYFLPTIIEGLNNQASVCQEEIFGPVLVVIPFDNEAELIEEANDSLYGLAAGIWTKDYTRAFKLADALDVGTVWINTYKVFSISTPFGGFKESGLGREKGLESLKAYMQQKSIFLALNPQPNRWCE; encoded by the coding sequence ATGAAAAAAATCGATATCTTTGTCGGGGGAAAATGGCAACTAGGCCGTGGTCACGAAATGCATTCACGTTTCCCTGGTGATCAACATATTGTTGCAACACTTAACAGCGCCAGTTTAGACGATGTTGAAGAGGCTGTTCTCGCCGCAGATAACGCATGGCGTGACCCCGCTTGGCGCTATATGCCCGCCCACCAGCGAGCCGCAATTCTGCTGAAAGTCAGTGCACTCATTGAAGAACGCGCTGAGGAATTAGTACGTTTACAAACTCTCGATAACGGTAAACCATGGGCAGAAGCCCGTGGCTTAGTAATGAGTGCAGCGGCAACAGCGCGCTATTTTGCCGCCGTTTGTGAGGTCAGTGGTGGCGAATTACCCCCTCGCCGCCAACCTGATATGATGACATTAAGTACCTACCAACCTCTTGGCGTCATCGCTGCGATAACCCCATGGAACTCCCCTATTGCCAGTGATATGCAAAAAATTGCTCCAGCAATAGCGGCGGGAAATGCGGTGATATTAAAACCAGCGGAAGCAACCCCATTAATTTCGTTAAAACTAGCCGAATTATTTGAAGAAGCCGGATTACCCTCAGGGCTACTCAGCGTGTTGCCCGGTAAAGGCTCTGTTGTGGGTGATGCCCTTGTTCGTCATCCATTAGTCAGAAAGATATCCTTTACTGGTGGTACCAATACCGGCAGACAACTCGCTCATATCGCTGCTGACAAATTGATCACCACCTCATTAGAGCTTGGAGGCAAATCACCTACCATCGTCTTAGAAGATGCGGATCTCGATCTTGCTGCACATGGTGTTTGCTACGGCATCTTTAGCTCGATGGGTCAAGCATGTATCGCAGGCTCTCGACTCTTTGTTTCACGTGCAATTTATCAACCGTTTTTAGAAAAGTTAACTGCACTCACACAACAATTAATTATTGGCGACCCCCGTCAAGAGCGTGTGCATGTTGGCCCATTAATATCACCAGCGCATCGAGAAAGTGTAATGCGCTATGTCGCTCAAGCAATAACAGAAGGCGGTAGTATCCGCTTGGGCGGAACAATACCTCAAGACCCTCACTTACAAGAAGGTAATTATTTCTTACCGACCATTATTGAAGGACTAAATAATCAAGCTTCTGTATGCCAAGAAGAAATATTTGGTCCTGTATTAGTCGTGATCCCTTTTGATAATGAAGCGGAGTTGATAGAAGAAGCCAACGACTCACTTTATGGCCTCGCAGCAGGTATTTGGACTAAAGACTATACACGTGCATTTAAACTCGCGGATGCATTAGATGTTGGCACCGTTTGGATCAACACCTACAAAGTTTTCTCCATTTCAACACCTTTTGGTGGGTTCAAAGAGAGCGGACTCGGTAGAGAAAAAGGCTTAGAAAGCCTAAAAGCTTATATGCAACAAAAAAGTATTTTTCTGGCACTAAACCCACAACCAAACCGTTGGTGTGAATAA